Sequence from the Clostridium butyricum genome:
CGGTATCATGCCCTAAAATTTAATATTGATCCGGAACGAATCGGTATGATAGGATTTTCAGCTGGTGGTTATCTCACTGCTTTTGTAGGAACTCGTTTTGATAATGGAATTATAGAACAGGATAGTCGAAATGCGCAAATTATGTCCATGCTTTTGGGAGAACCAGATTTTAACGATCCGATTGATCAAACGAGTTGTAAACTTAATGCAATCATTTTATGTTATGCTGAGACATCCCCATTTTCTATGGAAAAATTGCCACCAGATTCGTTATTGACAAAAGATATTACAATGGATGAATTTATAGACTTTACTTCAAATCATAAACATGTTACAGCGAAAACACCACCCACATTTTTATGGATTACAGCGACTGATCAATGGAATTTTCAGAGCCAAAACTTACTTTTTGCTCAAGCTCTAAATGAGTTAAATCTACCATTTGATTTACATGTATTCTCTAAAGGTCCTCATGGTTTAGGATTGGGTGAGGATGAACCTACGGTAGGAATCTGGCCAAAACTTTGTGAAAATTGGCTTCGAGAATTATAGCTTTAAAAAGGTTAAGAGTTTTATGGTTCAAAGCAATGTAATTTATTCATATATCAAAGTAAAAGATTTAAAGTATGGAGAGTTAGCTTGAAGAAAAAGTTAACTATTGTAATATTAATTATATTTTCAATTTTATATATAGGAGATAAGATAACATCAAATTATCCAGACAACCCTCCTAAATTGAAGGTGAAATATAATGGAAATGAGTTTAAAGCAGAATTAAATGAATATATATGGCAAGAAGTA
This genomic interval carries:
- a CDS encoding alpha/beta hydrolase, with protein sequence MRLEDIKLWEKNVPDADLISTIGDLNNEGLPTLTPYLLKGEKPRPAIIVCPGGSFQFRASIEGEPIAKWLNQIGINAFVLNYRVAPFTPFTSTKDAVRAVRYIRYHALKFNIDPERIGMIGFSAGGYLTAFVGTRFDNGIIEQDSRNAQIMSMLLGEPDFNDPIDQTSCKLNAIILCYAETSPFSMEKLPPDSLLTKDITMDEFIDFTSNHKHVTAKTPPTFLWITATDQWNFQSQNLLFAQALNELNLPFDLHVFSKGPHGLGLGEDEPTVGIWPKLCENWLREL